The DNA segment TGGAAATAATATCTTAAAATCAAGCCGGACAAGGATGTCCGGCATTCGTTTCAAGCGTTATGGCGTCTAACGACCGAGGTGCTCCGACGTTCGTAACGGCACGAGTTTGCCAATGCAAACGAAGTGACGGAAACGAATGTGGCGAAGCCCGAGCGACGCGGAGGCACCGGAAGTTATACGCCGTGCTTTATTTATTAAATAGCTTGAAGTTCTCGAAATTTTTTAATCGTTTTTAGTTCACTTTTAAGCTCATACTGTTTAATCTCTAAATCGTAATGAGCCTGTATTGATAACCAAAACTCCGGCGAATTACCAAAGAATTTAGAAAATCTAAGTGCGGTGTCTGCAGTGATAGAGCGACGACCATGAACTATTTCACTAATTCGTTTCTGATCAATATGAGTAGATTGAGCAAGCTTATAGGCAGTTATTCCCATAGGTTTTAAAAAATCTTCTAATAAGATTTCTCCAGGGTGGATATTCATTAATTCTTTATTCATCGCCTATTTTAACCTAATGATAATCAATTATTTCTACATTCGAAGCATTTCCGTTTTCCCAGGAGAAGCAGATTCTATATTGCATATTTATACTTATGCTATACTGACCTTGCCTATCTCCTGACATAGCATGAAGTCTATTTCCCGGAGGAATTTTTAAATCTTCAATATTCTTTGCGCTATCTATGTGAATTAATTTTCGTCTTGCTGTTCTCTGAATTTCTTTTGGGAATTTTTTAGAAAACTTACCTAACCAAATAGTTTCAGATTCTTTATCGTAAAAAGATAGAATCACAATCCATATTAGCTTCAAATTATACTGGTGTCAACCACCATTATTTACAGATTTTCACATTTTTGAAGATTTAAAGCATGGCGTATAACGACCAAGGCTTGGCGACGTTTACGACGGCATGAGCT comes from the Leptospira hartskeerlii genome and includes:
- a CDS encoding HigA family addiction module antitoxin, which encodes MNKELMNIHPGEILLEDFLKPMGITAYKLAQSTHIDQKRISEIVHGRRSITADTALRFSKFFGNSPEFWLSIQAHYDLEIKQYELKSELKTIKKFRELQAI
- a CDS encoding type II toxin-antitoxin system RelE/ParE family toxin; its protein translation is MVILSFYDKESETIWLGKFSKKFPKEIQRTARRKLIHIDSAKNIEDLKIPPGNRLHAMSGDRQGQYSISINMQYRICFSWENGNASNVEIIDYH